A genomic segment from Leopardus geoffroyi isolate Oge1 chromosome A2, O.geoffroyi_Oge1_pat1.0, whole genome shotgun sequence encodes:
- the CSPG5 gene encoding chondroitin sulfate proteoglycan 5 isoform X2 yields MGRAGGGGPGRGPPPLLLLLGAALVLAARAAPAREAGSAVEAHEQVKSILAREPTANETREKAGPPAAEEDETSWTAPGGEQAMMGPSVGPEEVLEASAAVTGAPWLEADSPGLGGVTAEAGSGDTQALPATLPAPKEALGQSSMAPSIPKATEASRPPSPTPGDMLSPGPEHPKESPLEVWLNLGGSTHDPHGPEPTFPFQGTMEPQPASDIIDIDYFEGLDGEGRGADLESFPGSPGTSEHHPDTGGETPSWSLLDLYDDFTPFDESDFYPTTSFYDDLDEEEEEEEDDKDAAGGGDLEDESDLLVPTEKPGLGPGTGQPTSRWHAVPPQHTLGMVPGSSIALRPRPGEPGRDLTPSENGTECRSGFVRHNGSCRSVCDLFPSYCHNGGQCYLVENIGAFCRCNTQDYIWHKGMRCESIITDFQVMCVAVGSAALVLLLLFMMTVFFAKKLYLLKTENTKLRRTNKFRTPSELHNDNFSLSTIAEGSHPNDHLGIGDYSKEQNGPNPCPMELTSQGHDVHTSTTCLVLRAPLGWNFSTLCCK; encoded by the exons ATGGGccgagccgggggcgggggcccgGGCCGGGGGCCGCCgcctctgctgctgcttctggggGCCGCGCTGGTCCTCGCCGCCCGGGCCGCGCCGG CCCGTGAGGCTGGCAGCGCCGTCGAGGCCCACGAGCAGGTGAAGAGCATCCTGGCGAGGGAGCCGACTGCCAACGAAACGAGGGAGAAGGCCGGCCCACCAGCAGCTGAGGAAGATGAGACCTCGTGGACCGCACCTGGCGGTGAGCAGGCCATGATGGGGCCTAGTGTCGGGCCAGAGGAGGTGCTGGAGGCGTCGGCAGCGGTGACCGGCGCACCCTGGCTGGAGGCTGACAGCCCTGGCCTGGGTGGAGTGACCGCAGAGGCCGGCAGCGGCGACACCCAGGCCCTTCCAGCCACGCTCCCGGCTCCCAAGGAGGCCCTGGGACAGTCATCGATGGCCCCCTCCATCCCCAAGGCTACAGAGGCCAGCAGaccaccctcccccacacctggCGACATGTTGAGCCCCGGCCCAGAACACCCCAAGGAGAGTCCCTTGGAGGTTTGGTTGAACCTGGGAGGCAGCACACATGACCCTCATGGGCCAGAGCCCACATTCCCCTTTCAGGGCACAATGGAGCCCCAGCCAGCGTCAGATATAATTGACATCGACTACTTCGAAGGATTGGACGGTGAGGGCCGTGGTGCCGACCTGGAGAGCTTCCCAGGGTCGCCAGGAACCTCAGAGCACCACCCTGATACTGGGGGAGAGACCccttcctggagcctgcttgacttATACGATGACTTCACCCCCTTTGATGAATCTGACTTCTACCCCACCACATCCTTCTATGATGACCttgatgaagaggaggaggaagaggaggatgacaAGGATGCAGCGGGAGGTGGAGACCTGGAAGATGAAAGTGACCTTCTGGTGCCTACCGAGAAGCCTGGTCTGGGGCCCGGGACTGGCCAGCCTACGAGTCGGTGGCATGCTGTCCCCCCACAGCATACTCTGGGGATGGTCCCTGGCAGCAGCATCGCCCTCAGGCCCCGCCCTGGAGAGCCAGGCAGGGACCTGACCCCAAGCGAGAATGGCACTGAGTGCCGCAGCGGCTTTGTGCGACATAACGGCTCCTGCCGGTCAGTGTGCGACCTCTTTCCAAGTTACTGTCACAATGGCGGCCAGTGCTACCTGGTGGAGAACATAGGGGCCTTCTGCAG GTGCAACACACAGGACTACATCTGGCACAAGGGGATGCGCTGCGAGTCCATCATCACCGACTTCCAGGTGATGTGCGTGGCCGTCGGCTCAGCCGCCCTTGTACTGCTCCTGCTCTTCATGATGACAGTGTTCTTCGCCAAGAAGCTATATCTGCTcaagacagagaataccaagctgCGTAGGACCAA CAAATTCCGGACCCCGTCTGAGCTCCACAACGATAACTTCTCCCTCTCCACCATTGCCGAAGGCTCTCACCCAAAC
- the CSPG5 gene encoding chondroitin sulfate proteoglycan 5 isoform X3 — MGRAGGGGPGRGPPPLLLLLGAALVLAARAAPAREAGSAVEAHEQVKSILAREPTANETREKAGPPAAEEDETSWTAPGGEQAMMGPSVGPEEVLEASAAVTGAPWLEADSPGLGGVTAEAGSGDTQALPATLPAPKEALGQSSMAPSIPKATEASRPPSPTPGDMLSPGPEHPKESPLEVWLNLGGSTHDPHGPEPTFPFQGTMEPQPASDIIDIDYFEGLDGEGRGADLESFPGSPGTSEHHPDTGGETPSWSLLDLYDDFTPFDESDFYPTTSFYDDLDEEEEEEEDDKDAAGGGDLEDESDLLVPTEKPGLGPGTGQPTSRWHAVPPQHTLGMVPGSSIALRPRPGEPGRDLTPSENGTECRSGFVRHNGSCRSVCDLFPSYCHNGGQCYLVENIGAFCRCNTQDYIWHKGMRCESIITDFQVMCVAVGSAALVLLLLFMMTVFFAKKLYLLKTENTKLRRTNKFRTPSELHNDNFSLSTIAEGSHPNHNMPCFESALRLELLHTLLQMKSVPLRRNLEFPLPSPRPRQNL, encoded by the exons ATGGGccgagccgggggcgggggcccgGGCCGGGGGCCGCCgcctctgctgctgcttctggggGCCGCGCTGGTCCTCGCCGCCCGGGCCGCGCCGG CCCGTGAGGCTGGCAGCGCCGTCGAGGCCCACGAGCAGGTGAAGAGCATCCTGGCGAGGGAGCCGACTGCCAACGAAACGAGGGAGAAGGCCGGCCCACCAGCAGCTGAGGAAGATGAGACCTCGTGGACCGCACCTGGCGGTGAGCAGGCCATGATGGGGCCTAGTGTCGGGCCAGAGGAGGTGCTGGAGGCGTCGGCAGCGGTGACCGGCGCACCCTGGCTGGAGGCTGACAGCCCTGGCCTGGGTGGAGTGACCGCAGAGGCCGGCAGCGGCGACACCCAGGCCCTTCCAGCCACGCTCCCGGCTCCCAAGGAGGCCCTGGGACAGTCATCGATGGCCCCCTCCATCCCCAAGGCTACAGAGGCCAGCAGaccaccctcccccacacctggCGACATGTTGAGCCCCGGCCCAGAACACCCCAAGGAGAGTCCCTTGGAGGTTTGGTTGAACCTGGGAGGCAGCACACATGACCCTCATGGGCCAGAGCCCACATTCCCCTTTCAGGGCACAATGGAGCCCCAGCCAGCGTCAGATATAATTGACATCGACTACTTCGAAGGATTGGACGGTGAGGGCCGTGGTGCCGACCTGGAGAGCTTCCCAGGGTCGCCAGGAACCTCAGAGCACCACCCTGATACTGGGGGAGAGACCccttcctggagcctgcttgacttATACGATGACTTCACCCCCTTTGATGAATCTGACTTCTACCCCACCACATCCTTCTATGATGACCttgatgaagaggaggaggaagaggaggatgacaAGGATGCAGCGGGAGGTGGAGACCTGGAAGATGAAAGTGACCTTCTGGTGCCTACCGAGAAGCCTGGTCTGGGGCCCGGGACTGGCCAGCCTACGAGTCGGTGGCATGCTGTCCCCCCACAGCATACTCTGGGGATGGTCCCTGGCAGCAGCATCGCCCTCAGGCCCCGCCCTGGAGAGCCAGGCAGGGACCTGACCCCAAGCGAGAATGGCACTGAGTGCCGCAGCGGCTTTGTGCGACATAACGGCTCCTGCCGGTCAGTGTGCGACCTCTTTCCAAGTTACTGTCACAATGGCGGCCAGTGCTACCTGGTGGAGAACATAGGGGCCTTCTGCAG GTGCAACACACAGGACTACATCTGGCACAAGGGGATGCGCTGCGAGTCCATCATCACCGACTTCCAGGTGATGTGCGTGGCCGTCGGCTCAGCCGCCCTTGTACTGCTCCTGCTCTTCATGATGACAGTGTTCTTCGCCAAGAAGCTATATCTGCTcaagacagagaataccaagctgCGTAGGACCAA CAAATTCCGGACCCCGTCTGAGCTCCACAACGATAACTTCTCCCTCTCCACCATTGCCGAAGGCTCTCACCCAAAC
- the CSPG5 gene encoding chondroitin sulfate proteoglycan 5 isoform X1, whose amino-acid sequence MGRAGGGGPGRGPPPLLLLLGAALVLAARAAPAREAGSAVEAHEQVKSILAREPTANETREKAGPPAAEEDETSWTAPGGEQAMMGPSVGPEEVLEASAAVTGAPWLEADSPGLGGVTAEAGSGDTQALPATLPAPKEALGQSSMAPSIPKATEASRPPSPTPGDMLSPGPEHPKESPLEVWLNLGGSTHDPHGPEPTFPFQGTMEPQPASDIIDIDYFEGLDGEGRGADLESFPGSPGTSEHHPDTGGETPSWSLLDLYDDFTPFDESDFYPTTSFYDDLDEEEEEEEDDKDAAGGGDLEDESDLLVPTEKPGLGPGTGQPTSRWHAVPPQHTLGMVPGSSIALRPRPGEPGRDLTPSENGTECRSGFVRHNGSCRSVCDLFPSYCHNGGQCYLVENIGAFCRCNTQDYIWHKGMRCESIITDFQVMCVAVGSAALVLLLLFMMTVFFAKKLYLLKTENTKLRRTNKFRTPSELHNDNFSLSTIAEGSHPNDDPSAPHKIQEALKSCLKEEESFNIQNSMSPKLEGGKGDQADLEVNCLQNNLT is encoded by the exons ATGGGccgagccgggggcgggggcccgGGCCGGGGGCCGCCgcctctgctgctgcttctggggGCCGCGCTGGTCCTCGCCGCCCGGGCCGCGCCGG CCCGTGAGGCTGGCAGCGCCGTCGAGGCCCACGAGCAGGTGAAGAGCATCCTGGCGAGGGAGCCGACTGCCAACGAAACGAGGGAGAAGGCCGGCCCACCAGCAGCTGAGGAAGATGAGACCTCGTGGACCGCACCTGGCGGTGAGCAGGCCATGATGGGGCCTAGTGTCGGGCCAGAGGAGGTGCTGGAGGCGTCGGCAGCGGTGACCGGCGCACCCTGGCTGGAGGCTGACAGCCCTGGCCTGGGTGGAGTGACCGCAGAGGCCGGCAGCGGCGACACCCAGGCCCTTCCAGCCACGCTCCCGGCTCCCAAGGAGGCCCTGGGACAGTCATCGATGGCCCCCTCCATCCCCAAGGCTACAGAGGCCAGCAGaccaccctcccccacacctggCGACATGTTGAGCCCCGGCCCAGAACACCCCAAGGAGAGTCCCTTGGAGGTTTGGTTGAACCTGGGAGGCAGCACACATGACCCTCATGGGCCAGAGCCCACATTCCCCTTTCAGGGCACAATGGAGCCCCAGCCAGCGTCAGATATAATTGACATCGACTACTTCGAAGGATTGGACGGTGAGGGCCGTGGTGCCGACCTGGAGAGCTTCCCAGGGTCGCCAGGAACCTCAGAGCACCACCCTGATACTGGGGGAGAGACCccttcctggagcctgcttgacttATACGATGACTTCACCCCCTTTGATGAATCTGACTTCTACCCCACCACATCCTTCTATGATGACCttgatgaagaggaggaggaagaggaggatgacaAGGATGCAGCGGGAGGTGGAGACCTGGAAGATGAAAGTGACCTTCTGGTGCCTACCGAGAAGCCTGGTCTGGGGCCCGGGACTGGCCAGCCTACGAGTCGGTGGCATGCTGTCCCCCCACAGCATACTCTGGGGATGGTCCCTGGCAGCAGCATCGCCCTCAGGCCCCGCCCTGGAGAGCCAGGCAGGGACCTGACCCCAAGCGAGAATGGCACTGAGTGCCGCAGCGGCTTTGTGCGACATAACGGCTCCTGCCGGTCAGTGTGCGACCTCTTTCCAAGTTACTGTCACAATGGCGGCCAGTGCTACCTGGTGGAGAACATAGGGGCCTTCTGCAG GTGCAACACACAGGACTACATCTGGCACAAGGGGATGCGCTGCGAGTCCATCATCACCGACTTCCAGGTGATGTGCGTGGCCGTCGGCTCAGCCGCCCTTGTACTGCTCCTGCTCTTCATGATGACAGTGTTCTTCGCCAAGAAGCTATATCTGCTcaagacagagaataccaagctgCGTAGGACCAA CAAATTCCGGACCCCGTCTGAGCTCCACAACGATAACTTCTCCCTCTCCACCATTGCCGAAGGCTCTCACCCAAAC